A stretch of Raphanus sativus cultivar WK10039 unplaced genomic scaffold, ASM80110v3 Scaffold2695, whole genome shotgun sequence DNA encodes these proteins:
- the LOC130505920 gene encoding uncharacterized protein LOC130505920, protein MAADGIFRSIFEGCISGLDSAIERRPYHKNCDCALHDGAGKSQNQRRKSCRRHGSSESISFPIRRSWSEGNILAMNFPSSSSSSSNLQSLSSSSSLTTLASQADLPVETATLEDSGRSRPHQLGWTIAEL, encoded by the coding sequence ATGGCCGCCGACGGAATATTCCGCAGCATCTTCGAAGGCTGTATCTCAGGTCTCGATTCCGCCATCGAGAGGCGTCCTTACCACAAAAACTGCGACTGCGCGCTTCACGACGGAGCTGGGAAAAGTCAAAATCAGCGGCGGAAGTCTTGCCGCCGCCACGGAAGCTCAGAGAGCATATCGTTCCCGATCCGGCGGTCTTGGAGCGAAGGCAACATACTGGCGATGAATTTCCCGTCCtcgtcatcatcttcttcgAATCTGCAGTCtctttcttcgtcttcttctctcACGACTTTGGCATCGCAGGCCGATTTGCCTGTGGAAACTGCTACGTTGGAGGATTCCGGCAGATCGCGTCCTCATCAGCTGGGATGGACGATTGCCGAATTGTGA